A region of Hyphomicrobiales bacterium DNA encodes the following proteins:
- a CDS encoding precorrin-8X methylmutase, with amino-acid sequence MDYLRDPAEIYARSFAAIRAEADLSGLPAALDPVVVRLIHACGMTDLVSDLRFDAGVVAAARQALSAGVPVLADTEMTARAIIRSRLPAANEVICTLNDPSVPDLAARQGTTRSAAAVCLWRARLEGAVVAIGNAPTALFALLEALDAGAPQPAAILAFPVGFIGAAESKAELAKNPRGVHFLTLLGRRGGSALAGAAVNALSAGEAA; translated from the coding sequence ATGGATTATCTACGGGATCCGGCTGAAATCTACGCCCGCTCCTTCGCCGCGATCCGGGCCGAAGCCGATCTTTCCGGCCTGCCGGCGGCGCTCGACCCGGTAGTCGTGCGCCTGATCCATGCCTGCGGCATGACCGACCTTGTTTCCGATCTGCGCTTCGACGCCGGCGTCGTGGCGGCGGCAAGACAAGCACTTTCTGCCGGCGTTCCGGTCCTGGCCGACACCGAAATGACGGCAAGAGCGATCATCCGCTCCCGCTTGCCGGCCGCAAACGAAGTGATTTGCACGCTCAACGACCCCTCGGTCCCCGATCTGGCCGCAAGGCAGGGCACCACCCGCTCGGCGGCGGCGGTCTGCTTGTGGCGGGCGCGGCTTGAAGGCGCCGTCGTCGCCATCGGCAACGCGCCGACGGCGCTGTTCGCGCTCTTGGAAGCGCTCGATGCCGGGGCGCCTCAGCCCGCGGCGATCCTCGCCTTTCCGGTCGGCTTTATCGGCGCCGCCGAATCCAAGGCCGAGCTTGCGAAAAATCCGCGCGGCGTGCACTTCCTGACGCTTCTCGGCCGGCGCGGCGGCTCGGCGCTGGCCGGCGCCG
- a CDS encoding sirohydrochlorin chelatase → MTSTAQFDAEAGNLGVLVCGHGSRDSDAVAEFAALVGALKTRLAQVPLAHGYLEFATPIIGDGLDRLRDGGVTRILAVPGMLFAAGHAKNDIPALLNDYAARHPGLRIDYGRELGIDAKMLGAAAARIQEALARAGDAVPVPETLLLVVGRGASDPDANSNVAKVMRMLWEGLGFGWGETAYSGVTFPLVRPALERAARLGFKRIVVFPYFLFIGVLVNRIYAHTDEVAALHPKIEFVKAPYLGDHELVVETFIERVHETLNGDTAMNCALCKYRDALPGFEAEVGLPQQSHHHHVEGLAAGAHRHHAHAHRHPYPHADHPLGPRTLKAKEG, encoded by the coding sequence ATGACATCGACAGCCCAATTCGACGCCGAAGCCGGAAACCTCGGGGTTTTGGTCTGCGGCCATGGCAGCCGCGATTCCGATGCGGTCGCCGAGTTCGCGGCGCTGGTCGGCGCCCTGAAGACCCGCCTTGCGCAAGTTCCCCTCGCCCACGGCTATCTGGAGTTCGCAACGCCGATTATCGGCGACGGCCTCGACAGGCTGCGCGACGGGGGCGTCACGCGCATCCTTGCCGTGCCCGGAATGCTGTTTGCCGCCGGCCATGCCAAGAACGACATTCCGGCGCTCCTCAACGACTATGCCGCCCGCCATCCCGGCCTGCGCATCGACTATGGCCGCGAGCTCGGCATCGACGCCAAGATGCTGGGCGCGGCCGCCGCGCGTATCCAGGAGGCGCTGGCGCGGGCAGGGGATGCGGTGCCGGTGCCCGAGACGCTGCTGCTCGTGGTCGGGCGCGGCGCGTCCGACCCCGACGCCAACTCCAACGTCGCCAAGGTAATGCGCATGCTGTGGGAGGGCCTGGGCTTCGGCTGGGGCGAGACTGCCTATTCCGGCGTCACCTTCCCGCTCGTTCGCCCGGCACTGGAGCGCGCGGCAAGGCTCGGCTTCAAACGCATCGTCGTCTTTCCCTATTTTCTGTTCATCGGCGTTTTGGTGAACCGCATCTACGCCCATACCGACGAGGTCGCCGCCCTCCATCCGAAGATCGAATTCGTCAAGGCGCCCTATCTCGGCGACCACGAGCTTGTCGTCGAAACCTTCATCGAGCGGGTGCACGAGACCTTGAACGGCGACACGGCGATGAATTGCGCGCTGTGCAAATATCGCGACGCGCTTCCCGGCTTCGAGGCCGAGGTCGGCCTGCCGCAGCAGAGCCACCACCATCATGTCGAAGGCCTTGCCGCCGGGGCGCATCGCCACCATGCGCATGCGCACCGTCATCCCTATCCCCATGCCGACCACCCACTTGGACCCAGGACCCTGAAGGCCAAGGAGGGTTGA
- a CDS encoding MoaD/ThiS family protein codes for MPDDTAAPTVTVVLPGALVSLFPGSVGEVELAASTVGHMLDALDSRWPGMRDRLRDSTPQIRRNINVFVEGRRATLKTPLPDGATVYVLTAMSGG; via the coding sequence ATGCCGGACGACACCGCAGCGCCGACCGTCACGGTCGTGCTTCCCGGCGCCCTGGTGAGCCTGTTTCCGGGTTCCGTGGGAGAGGTGGAGCTTGCCGCTTCGACGGTCGGCCATATGCTCGACGCGCTGGACTCCCGCTGGCCGGGCATGCGCGACCGTCTGCGCGATTCGACGCCGCAAATCCGGCGCAACATCAACGTCTTCGTCGAAGGACGGCGGGCGACCCTCAAGACTCCACTGCCCGACGGCGCGACGGTCTACGTGCTGACGGCGATGTCCGGCGGCTGA
- a CDS encoding exo-alpha-sialidase, which produces MAKKVLILVGTRKGAFILEGNPRRRSWELGGPYCEAWPINHVIAEAATGTIYAGGGNEWFGPAVWKSTDLGNSWSHSSEGLAYAEGEVPIRSVWCVAPNGERLHAGVEPAGLFGSNDAGLTWRHIDGLQKHPSRSDWTPGGGGLILHSILRHPEDEKQLWVAVSAGGVFHSGDGGASWEARNRGTRNDYLPEGQRYAEHGQCVHSIVMAPGMPDRLYQQNHCGMYRSADGGKKWESIEAGLPSTFGFPSAVHPRDPETLYLIPLNGDVLGRYVPDGKAAVWRTRDGGASWEALRRGLPQKNAFCAVLRQAMATDPLEPAGIYFGTNSGSLFASIDEGDSWRCIAEHMPIITSIETLVVDA; this is translated from the coding sequence ATGGCGAAGAAGGTCCTCATTCTGGTAGGAACGAGGAAGGGCGCCTTTATCCTCGAAGGCAATCCGAGACGGCGTTCCTGGGAGCTCGGCGGGCCGTATTGCGAAGCCTGGCCGATCAATCACGTCATCGCCGAGGCTGCGACCGGCACCATCTATGCCGGCGGCGGCAACGAATGGTTCGGCCCGGCGGTCTGGAAATCCACCGACCTCGGCAACAGCTGGTCGCATTCGAGCGAGGGTCTCGCCTATGCCGAAGGGGAAGTTCCGATCAGATCGGTCTGGTGCGTGGCGCCGAACGGGGAAAGGCTCCATGCCGGCGTCGAGCCGGCCGGCCTGTTCGGCAGCAACGATGCGGGCCTGACCTGGCGGCACATCGACGGATTGCAGAAGCACCCCTCCCGCTCCGACTGGACGCCGGGCGGCGGCGGCCTCATCCTGCATTCGATCCTTCGTCATCCCGAAGACGAGAAGCAGCTCTGGGTCGCGGTCTCCGCCGGCGGCGTCTTCCATTCGGGCGACGGCGGCGCGAGCTGGGAGGCGCGCAACCGGGGCACGCGCAACGACTATCTTCCCGAGGGTCAGCGCTATGCCGAGCATGGCCAGTGCGTGCACTCGATCGTCATGGCGCCGGGCATGCCCGACCGTCTCTATCAGCAGAACCATTGCGGCATGTATCGCAGCGCGGACGGCGGCAAGAAGTGGGAAAGCATCGAGGCGGGCCTGCCCTCCACTTTCGGCTTTCCGTCCGCGGTCCATCCCCGCGACCCCGAGACCCTCTACCTCATCCCGCTCAACGGCGACGTGCTCGGCCGCTACGTGCCCGACGGCAAGGCGGCGGTGTGGCGCACGCGCGACGGCGGCGCGAGCTGGGAGGCCCTTCGCCGGGGGCTGCCCCAGAAGAACGCCTTTTGCGCCGTGTTGCGCCAGGCCATGGCGACCGACCCGCTCGAGCCGGCAGGGATCTATTTCGGCACCAATTCAGGCTCGTTGTTCGCCAGCATCGACGAGGGCGACAGCTGGCGGTGCATCGCCGAGCATATGCCCATCATCACCTCGATTGAGACGCTGGTTGTCGACGCGTAG
- a CDS encoding OsmC family protein produces MKRHASAVWKGDIKQGKGRVSVQSGALRDQPYSAHSRFEDEEGRSGTNPDELIAAAHASCFAMQLSAFLSREGHPPDELSAKAVVEIIPGEGIKSSRLTLDAKVPGITAEKFKELANKAKAECPVSKALGAIEVALEARLLGQSG; encoded by the coding sequence ATGAAACGCCACGCATCCGCCGTCTGGAAGGGAGACATCAAGCAGGGGAAGGGGCGCGTTTCCGTCCAGTCCGGCGCCCTCAGGGACCAGCCCTACTCGGCCCACAGCCGGTTCGAGGACGAGGAGGGACGCTCCGGCACCAACCCGGACGAGCTGATCGCCGCCGCCCATGCGAGCTGTTTCGCCATGCAGCTTTCCGCCTTTCTCTCCCGTGAGGGCCATCCGCCCGACGAGCTCAGTGCCAAAGCGGTGGTTGAGATCATCCCAGGCGAGGGGATCAAGAGCAGCCGTCTGACGCTCGACGCCAAGGTGCCGGGGATAACGGCGGAAAAATTCAAGGAGCTGGCGAACAAGGCCAAGGCCGAGTGCCCGGTCTCCAAGGCGCTCGGCGCCATCGAGGTCGCCCTGGAAGCGAGGCTCTTGGGCCAGAGCGGTTAA
- the kdsB gene encoding 3-deoxy-manno-octulosonate cytidylyltransferase, with translation MRIHTLIPSRLQSTRLPGKALMDIGGKPMIVRAWEQACKADLGPVTVACGDAEIVEAVKAAGGKAVLTDPQLPRGSDRVWQALQKLMKKGTKKPDIVMNVQGDEPFFPPDLIVEAAKAFELGWPDIVTFCHVTEDPQIIASPNCVKAVTDAKGQALYFCRAPIPYRAKTVKHHFGFYAYRYEALEKFVLSPPTALEIAEDLEQLRGLELGLKYYVGLTEHKALGVDTLEDLERVRRLAAVEQRLLEEED, from the coding sequence ATGCGCATTCACACGCTCATTCCGAGCCGCCTGCAAAGCACCCGGTTGCCGGGCAAGGCGCTGATGGACATCGGCGGCAAGCCGATGATCGTCCGCGCCTGGGAACAGGCCTGCAAGGCCGACCTCGGCCCGGTGACGGTGGCCTGCGGCGACGCCGAAATCGTCGAGGCCGTCAAGGCCGCCGGCGGCAAGGCCGTGCTGACCGACCCGCAGCTGCCGCGCGGATCGGACAGGGTCTGGCAGGCGCTGCAGAAGCTGATGAAAAAAGGCACGAAAAAACCCGACATCGTCATGAACGTGCAGGGCGACGAGCCGTTCTTTCCCCCCGATCTGATCGTCGAGGCGGCCAAGGCCTTCGAGCTCGGCTGGCCGGACATCGTCACCTTCTGCCATGTGACCGAGGACCCGCAAATCATCGCCAGCCCCAATTGCGTCAAGGCGGTCACCGACGCCAAGGGCCAGGCGCTTTATTTCTGCCGCGCGCCGATCCCCTACCGGGCCAAGACCGTCAAGCACCATTTCGGCTTTTACGCCTACCGCTACGAAGCCCTGGAAAAGTTCGTCCTCTCGCCGCCGACGGCGCTCGAGATCGCCGAGGATCTGGAGCAGCTTCGCGGGCTGGAGCTGGGACTGAAATATTATGTCGGCCTGACCGAGCACAAGGCGCTCGGCGTCGACACGCTGGAGGATCTGGAACGGGTACGCCGGCTCGCGGCCGTCGAACAACGGCTGCTCGAAGAAGAAGATTAA